In one Thermodesulfobium acidiphilum genomic region, the following are encoded:
- a CDS encoding zinc-dependent alcohol dehydrogenase family protein, with protein sequence MNALVLDKISKVEDRPLKIMEVEMQIPGESEILVEISCCGICHTELDEIEGRVMPKLPIILGHQIVGNVKEIGRDVKKFKVGDRVGIAWINSVCGKCYFCRRGEENLCNDFKATGCDVNGGYAQYCLISENFCYKIPDNFSDVQAAPLLCAGAVGYRSLKLTNMNDYECIGLFGFGASAHIVIQLIKKLYPNSKVFVFTRRKDDAASKMAQDMGADWVGVTGDKPPKKLNRAIDTTPVGYVIREALSVLEKGGRLVTNLIRKESLIPELDYQEHLWNEKELKSVANITRDDVREFLDIASSIPIVSRVNEFDFQDANKALVMLKHGEYKGAGVLIVK encoded by the coding sequence ATGAATGCCCTAGTTTTAGATAAAATTTCAAAGGTTGAAGATAGACCTCTTAAAATTATGGAAGTTGAAATGCAAATTCCAGGCGAAAGCGAGATTTTAGTAGAAATATCTTGCTGTGGAATATGCCATACTGAATTGGATGAAATAGAGGGAAGAGTAATGCCGAAACTGCCCATAATTTTAGGTCATCAAATAGTTGGAAATGTTAAAGAGATTGGGAGAGACGTTAAGAAATTTAAAGTGGGCGATAGGGTTGGTATTGCATGGATAAATTCAGTATGTGGAAAATGCTACTTTTGTAGAAGAGGGGAAGAAAATCTCTGCAATGATTTTAAGGCTACAGGGTGTGATGTAAACGGAGGTTATGCTCAATATTGTTTAATATCTGAGAATTTTTGCTATAAAATACCCGATAATTTTTCAGACGTTCAGGCTGCACCCCTTCTGTGTGCTGGAGCAGTAGGGTACAGGTCGTTAAAGCTTACTAATATGAACGATTACGAGTGTATTGGTCTTTTTGGTTTTGGTGCATCGGCTCATATAGTAATCCAATTAATAAAGAAGCTTTATCCAAATTCAAAAGTCTTTGTGTTTACTAGGCGAAAAGATGATGCAGCAAGCAAAATGGCGCAAGATATGGGTGCTGATTGGGTTGGAGTTACAGGAGATAAACCTCCCAAAAAACTGAACCGCGCTATTGATACTACTCCTGTTGGTTATGTGATAAGAGAAGCTCTGAGCGTTCTCGAAAAGGGTGGTAGATTAGTAACTAATCTTATTAGAAAAGAGTCTCTAATACCAGAACTTGATTATCAAGAACACTTGTGGAACGAGAAAGAGTTAAAAAGTGTAGCCAATATTACAAGAGATGATGTAAGAGAATTTTTAGATATTGCATCATCTATTCCAATAGTGTCAAGAGTGAACGAATTTGATTTTCAAGATGCAAACAAAGCACTTGTGATGCTAAAGCATGGAGAATACAAAGGGGCGGGGGTTTTAATTGTTAAATAG
- a CDS encoding class I SAM-dependent methyltransferase — MKSALIATDSSGEIFNGNFEEAPFYSIYNRDNFLKRISKENLSRIDLKKHILMGTNISEKYKEELLKSDVDSIILDFKNLNSAKVFYLDFLKKVEIFERYSSEYEFWFEENKFVYLSEIEALKMLVPSEGKGLEVGVGSGRFAKPLGILFGVEPSDKMIQIARNKGINVYKGLAEDLPFYDNKFDFVLLAVTICFVNDPERSLLEAKRVLKKGSRLIVAIVDKESELGKLYLNRQSNSVFYKNARFFSSEEIIDLFNKIDIRFLGAVQVLFGVDIKDLSYVQEPEPGYGKGAFVVLAGEKL, encoded by the coding sequence ATGAAAAGTGCTTTAATTGCGACGGACTCTAGCGGGGAGATTTTTAATGGAAATTTTGAAGAAGCACCATTTTATTCGATCTACAATCGTGACAATTTTTTAAAGAGAATTTCTAAGGAAAATCTATCTAGAATCGATCTAAAAAAACATATATTGATGGGCACTAATATCAGTGAAAAATATAAAGAAGAATTACTCAAGTCAGATGTGGATTCGATAATTTTAGACTTTAAAAACCTAAATAGTGCTAAAGTATTTTATTTAGACTTTCTCAAAAAAGTTGAGATTTTTGAAAGGTATTCGTCTGAATATGAGTTTTGGTTTGAAGAAAATAAATTTGTTTACCTTTCAGAGATAGAAGCATTGAAAATGTTAGTTCCTTCTGAAGGAAAGGGTTTGGAAGTAGGGGTTGGAAGCGGAAGGTTTGCAAAACCCCTGGGAATTTTATTTGGAGTAGAGCCATCGGATAAAATGATTCAAATTGCAAGAAATAAAGGTATAAACGTTTATAAGGGTTTAGCTGAAGATCTGCCTTTTTATGATAATAAATTTGATTTCGTACTTTTGGCTGTAACTATTTGCTTTGTAAACGATCCAGAAAGGAGTCTATTGGAAGCAAAAAGAGTTCTGAAAAAAGGTTCAAGATTAATAGTTGCTATAGTTGATAAAGAAAGTGAACTTGGTAAATTGTATTTAAATAGACAATCAAATAGCGTTTTTTATAAGAATGCAAGATTTTTTTCGTCAGAAGAGATTATTGATCTTTTTAATAAAATTGACATTAGATTCTTAGGAGCAGTTCAAGTTTTGTTTGGGGTAGATATCAAAGATTTAAGTTATGTTCAAGAGCCCGAACCAGGCTATGGAAAAGGTGCTTTTGTAGTCCTGGCGGGAGAAAAATTGTAG